TAATGTGCACCATGATGAACTTGCTAGATGCCCTAATTGGCAATTAAAATATAGGCTCCCATGTATCTATTTTCAATGGAGTCTGCTTGCCACTACCACCAGTCCATAATACCCCAAAACCAAATCACATTTGTGAGCAATTTAAACCATAAAAGAACTTTCAAAGATAAGACACATTTACCATAATCAGATATCTCTTCCATTAAGCTCCAAGGCATGCCAAGATTTGCAGACCCACTGAGAGAATGACCACCTTCTCCTAGGAGCAGTACAATAGATCCCTATCCATTACTTTTTTGGAGTGCAGggcattttctttctgatttccatctttatgaagatggatatcttttaaaatgttaatttgcagtaatttcaataatttaattCAGGTTCCATTAATGACTAcacattttgaagatttttatatGGTGTCAACCCAACAGCCTATCCCTCTACTCCAGATCTGCTGGGATGTCAAGCAATGTGGGATGTGAGATGTTCacatcttcctcttctccctATACTACCCCACACACTATACACCTTCCAATCATTCTGTACATTTGTCTGCTCCCACACACACTTTCAACCAAATTGTGTTTTAGGGACACTACTTGCATCTttgattcatctttgtatctcttcTCCCATACACCTAACCTCCTATATATAGCACTATGCTTCCCATATGGCAGGTTCTTAGGAAAATGAGAGAAGACTACGGAAACTATTCAaaatggcaacaacaacaacaacaacaacaacaaaacacctagGTTTTTTCTCACTTGTGCAATCCACACACTGTAAAACCTTTACAAAGTATGAGTATTCAGATCATTCCCATTATATTTTCATGGAAGTGAATgatttaaataagaatttttaatggAAGGAGAAACTTCTGGTTTAAAAAGACAATAGCACTCAATTTATGCTAATAAGAGGTGAATGATTCAAGTTCATGAGGAAAAGTAGAGACAAACAGAATTACTGGATGTTAGATTTTGTTTCCTTGAAGGTAGTCTTTATTTAGGAGACTAAagtttattcaaaaagaaaaaaaaattaaaaacaatgaaaacctAAGATCTAAATTTTGCTCCACCACAACATTGTGGGATAAACTTCATTTATGTTATACCAAACTACACTAAAAACAGTATTATATATAGAGTCATATATACATTGTAATGTATAACCTACAAAAGATATTCAATAAAAAGTACTTGACTGATTGcctaaaagaaggaaatacatatatatatttgtcagaACTGAAAGATGATTAATAGCACTGttggaaaaaaacaagaatatatgTCATTCAACAAGTGCCTACCATATATGGCAgtcattttacatgcattattttactCTGTACAATAATCCAAAGAAGTAGGTATTAATTTTATAAGTTTACATGTGACAAAAGTAAAATATGGACAATTAAGTGCCAGAGAGAGCCAGAATTCAAGCCAATGCATGTCTTATTCCAAACCCTGTGAGTATTCTCTAGGTCACACTTCCTGCCTAGCCACAGCCTTCACAATAGTGGTAATAGTATGATTATTTTACTTGAGTAATTATGATTAAAATAATTGAGTGTAATTATTATACTGAAGTCAGGATAGAAGGAGCCATAGCTAGAGTCTCAGTGTAACACATGCTGATTCCATCACTGAAACACAACATAAATACGGAAGGAGAGTATCCTATGCTGTGCAAATCTATTTGGTTCTTGGGCTTAGACAGAGTTTCAATAACAAGCTCAAAATGCAAGAAATTCCAAATCTATTTGGTTCTTAATTTTTAGGTAGCAAATAGCGAGTTTGGATACTGAaggattcaattaaaaaaaaaaattttcacttcCTGAGTTCAGATAGCTAAAGTTCAGTTGACAAATGATACTATCTATCTAAATGGGTTTTATAGTGTGCTTCCTATGCATCCTGCACTAAATTTAGTCGTGTATACAGAGGAGCCTTAAGACATTTAGttcacagctgggtgtggtggctcacggctgtaatcccagcactttgggaggccgagatggaagAATCgcctcagcccaggagtttgataccaacctgggcaacatagggagactctgcctcaaatataaaaaataaaagtaaaaaacaagaaTTTGGTTCCAAAGAGTTATAATCTACTTGGAGATTATAAGTCTATCACACCTATGTATATGTAATCACATATATTAAATCTACAATAGTGTATGaagtaaaaatcaaatcaaatgctaaaaactgcatttttttttctttgagatggagtcttgctctatcacccaggttggagtgcagtgacaaaatctcggctcactgcaacctctgcctcctggttcaagcaattttccgccccagcctcctgagtagttgggattacctgccattacgcccggctaattttttgcaattttagtttggccaggttggtcttgaacttctgacctcgtgatccacccaccttagcctcccaaagtgctgggattacaggcgtgagccactgcgcccagccgtaaactgcaattttttaaaagaagagattgataaagatggaaataatcaCAAAAGCACAAGTCAGGGGATAAGACACAGTAAATGTGGAAGGAAAAATCAGCAGGACCTGGGGATTAAAAGGATATTTCCAGCAAAGAGGGAGCATCATTAGTTAGAGCTAATTAACAGAGCTTAGAAAAAGTGCTGCCTGGCTTTTCATGAATGAGTGACAAAAAGAGTGTGAcatgaagaatgaaagaaagagtgACAAGAAGAttgtgatataaatatatatctggCTCTTCATGCTGCCTGCAGCCACAGCATGCCTCAACCATCATTCTCCCAACCCTTGTTTGTATAACTACCAGGCAGTCCTCTCAGGCTGCAATGATGTGTGTGGTGCTTTTTGCTGCACATAAGGGAGATTACTCTGTTTGCTCAGCATTTCCTAGAAGGAGCTTTCAcaagaacattttcatttataatcCAGTGgtcattcctttgtttctttgtggCAAATCCAGCCCTTGCATACCTTTTGTCAACCACTTATGCTTGCcagaaagtgaaataaatggcagtgaaataaatggaaaggccAAAGTGAAGTGCAAGCAAGTTAGATAAGCTTCTTCAGTTCAGGACAAGGAGGCAGTTGGTGCTCTTGTTGGCTGAGAGTATTTGCAGCACTGTGCACTCATATGTTCAAAGGCTGAGAGAATTCAGCACCATGTGTTACACTGGCTGTCACTGgtaagacaataaaataaaattcagattgTGGGAAAATATGTACTATAAATGAGCCATACTAGATGTTTGCATAAAACAAggatcaacattttaaaagaaattttaaaagaaaaagacaagtaaaaaaatctattgtctctttaaaagaaaaagacaataaaataaaaagaaaagaaaataaatacataaaataaaataaaaagacaataaaataaaattcagattgtgggaaaatatatactataaatgaGCCATACTAGATGTTTACATAAAACAAGgaccaatattttaaaagaaaacgtTTCTGAAATAAATGGCATTCTAAGGAAATTGCTGTGTAAGGAACCCAGTTTTTGGTCTTCTGTAGATCCTTCAGCCCCACCTGCATCACCTCCTAACCTTGTCAGCTGTCTCAGCCTCGCCTGGAGAGAGGGCTGAGCTCCTGGCACTGCACAAGACCTGCAGTAGTATGGCATCAGACCTGGTCTGACTAGACTCACAAAAACCCTTGCACTTCCCACCATTTCTAGACACAAATGAAGGGCTGCTCCATGGGGTTGCAGGATCTGGCTTCCCAGTAGCTTCTGGAATGAGTAGCAGAACCCAGCAGGGCAGGAGGCAAATGCTAACCAATGGAAGACAAGAGATAGGAAGAAGGCACAGATAAAttatttccctttcctccctccagtGGACTAATCCTAAATGAATGTTTCCATATGGGTTATCCAGAGACACCCCTGGTGACTTGGCTGTGTTCACAACTCCATTATGTGTCACCTTGTATTTGTCATTCCGTCTTCTCTGccttgcttcatttttctctcacttCTCTTACACTGTTATTTCCCCACTTGGTAGAGCATAAGCTTCTAGGCGCTGTTTTCTAGGAAACCCAGCCTAAGATAGGCAATATTAAACTAACTGAggcaattttttaatgtttttccaaaagtattaagagaaaaagaataaatttttaactaTGTCTTTGCTTGCAGTGGAGTGAGGAGAAAGGGAACTAACACAGGTTGGACATTTAcaatgtgcctggcactgaggGTAATAACATTACATGAAATAACATGAAAATCAcaattgggttttcttttctttttttttttattttgcatgtccATTTATTCAACATGATTAGGTAACTGTATCATATATATGCACCATACACGAatatcaagttttttaaaaaacagaacactGAGTATTAAAAAGGTATTGTGGCCTTAATTAAATCCTTGATTCAGAAAGCACTTCAGTAACTTTCAGTGCTTCAAAGTCATTAACATCATCACTGTAcagtaatgaagaaaaaatttgtACCATGTGCAATTTCCAGTATTTATGCaagaaaatcttattttaggtattttcatttctatacaattaaaataaaataagtattagtACGACTTTTACAAACACTGTTCATTTTAATGAAGTTGGTACAGACAATGTCCATTTAAAACCCATATCCCAGgccaaaaagtacaaataaaatcaaaaagagCAGTGTTCTGTTGTATTCATTTCTGCATGTATAGCTTTATTAGTTGCTAATGAAAATTAGAACTTTTCTGGGATCTTCtgacaagattttttaaaaatcttaaaatgactTTTCTTCAGTGAAGCCATCTTTGGAGTTAGTCATTACTCTCACCTTATCTGTCATCTTGACTTCAACCTGATATTCCTCTTCTTTTGGTCCAGAccctcaaattttaaaagtagcttcAAGTTAAGGAAAGGTCATTTTTCCACAGTTCAGTTCTCTGAAAAACTTCCATCTCCCACTGAAAGTCACAGTAGTGACAGGAGTGAAGGAGTGACAGGAGTGAAGCAATCACATGCTAGAACATCAGGGCCAATTGGAAAGTCATTATGAATACTTGCATTGGTTGATCTAATTTATCACCACAAGCCTGAAAATGCAATGTCTTGAAAAAGGTGGCCTCTCTGTGCAcacgtaatttttaaaaaggagagggTAATATGAAGGGGACTGAGGTTTGATCACCAAAAATCAgcacaatgaaaacaaacaataatgaaCAATGAGCACTAGAATTCAAATTACCAGATGTTTCAAAGAGATGGGGTGCCagttttcaattctgttttgAACACCACATTAcaaaagaactatttttaaaaataaaaaggattaagggaaaagaaaaaaaaaataaaaagaatatgtaaaCTGTTGAATGACCCCTCGTTTGTTCCTGATATACTTCAATCACATCTTCTTCCTCCATTCCCAGTTCTTTTGGAGTATGATTATCAGCAATTCTCTGACCCTCAAAGAGAAACCTGAGTGAATTCATTGGAACGCCCTGTCTTTGACAGTATGATTCTTTGAGTTTCTTGAGATGTGTTGTCATTTTCACTTTGAAGTGAATCTCACTGCTATCCTGTCCAATGACTTTGAGTTTAATATATTCACCTTCCTTCTTATCCCCCAAGTCCTCAGTTGAAGGTTTTGCCTCCTGGTCAGACATGATGACGGTGGCTTCACCCGGGGGTCTCcgcacagcagcagcagcctcaggTAGGCAGAACCTCACTCCAGGGTTTACAAATTCGTCTCCCTTCCCCACAGCCACAATTGGGTTTTCACGTAATTTCATGTACtgtcatttaaccctcacaataaACCATCCAATTTTATTGATGAAGAACAAGGAAATATAAATAGAAGTAGGTaggtttttaacttttataacaCTGAGCTCAACATAGCAATACAAGCATCGCAGCTTGGATTAAGTGTTGTAGTCAGCCAGACCAGGTCAGGCATATTCCAGAACTCAAGTATCTGTACTACTAAACCAATCTGCAGGAAATCCATTAGTCCTCCTCATTTTGAATGCTTGGTTTCATCTCTTTTTCATTCCTCTATTCAGATGCTAATCAAAGCTCTGCAGCAGCCAGGCAGCACTTTTTCTAAGCCAATTCTTCTGCAAGTTTTGCAGAGTATGCAATACATAGGTCATCTTCACATCAGATGCTGCAGTCTTTTGTCTATTTACCGTTTTGAAGCAGAAAACCCGTTGAATTTCACCTAatttaaacttcattttcatTAACCAAATCTTTAAAGAAACTGCAAGTGGCTCTATCCAAGCAATCTTCTTACTGCTTTCGGCAAACTTATTTATAACTAATTAGACATAAATAAAACATTGGCTtgcatttttgttaattttgctgTAGATTTATAGAATAATCACAAACACTGATATAGCACGTGCTATGTACCAGCCACTGATTTACATAGTTTACATTAGTTCCAATCTCAAGACTTGAAAAGATCTTAAAGATATTGGAATACAACCCCAGGGACTGCTTATATCCCCTCCATGATAATGTCACAAGAATATATTTCACTGAGTAGAAGAGCTTCCGCACTGGAGTCAGAAAACCCAGATCTACCACTTTTTGTCAGGTGATTATGTAATATAGGCACGGCAATTTCAGATGTCATTGCCTTTGATTCTCACAGCGACCTTATATATAGTTACAGCTCTGAAATCTTCATTTCCATCCCAATCTCTTTTCTAAAGAAGGGATGTGGGGGAGTTCCTGAAACCCCCATATATATCGAAGGACAACTAAACTGTCTTCACGTATCTCTGCTCTTCCCACACCAATCCCTAGCTCCATTAATGAGAAATGCCAATCTTCCTAGCCTTCTCTCTTACCTATCTCACATCTAATCCATTATGAAGATCTCATTGTGTCTGTGTAAAATCTCTCAAACCATCTTCTCCATCCCAACTATTAGCTCAATTCAAAGCCATATCTCACCCGGACAATAGCAACAGTCTTCTCACTGTTCTCGCTACTTCCGCTCAGCCCATTTCCCTGTCCACTaccatacatatattttaaactgttttccataaaccTGCTAGAGTaaccttttaaaaacatcaaatttagtaaaaattctaatttttctatttaaatctcTTAGTAGCTCcccattatttttaaagctagGTTGATTCATTTTAGCCCTCAAACACTTCAGGCGCTTTCTCTTTCCATTGCTCTAGAACTGTTCTatcctctgcctgaaatgcccaTCCTTATCCTGCTCATCCCACCCACCCACTCCTTCACAGCATTACTTCCGTTAGGAGGCTAATTCTGATCTCCTAAGGTTTAGACTTCTTCTACCACGTTTCCATACCGCCATGTTTCCATAGCATTTTCATTAATCTGTCTAGCTGTGTATTTTCTGTTATGAGATCATAACCTATGTCCTCAGTTATAAAAATCCCCCActttcagccgggcacagtggctgacgcctgtaatcccagcactttgggaggccaaggcgggcgagtcacctgagttcaggagttggagaccagcctggcaacatggggaaatcccatctctactaaaaatataaaaattagccaggcatggttgcgggagcctgtagacccagctactcgggaggctgaggcaggagaattgcttgaacccaggaggtggaggttgcagtgagccaagatggcaccactccagcctgggtgacaagggcgaggctccatctcaaaaaaaaaaaaaaaagaaagaaaaatcacccactttctttttcttccttccttctgcctcacctcttcattccttccctctCTAAACACCCCACTCCAGCAATACATGCTTATCTAATTACGCTCTTAAAAAATTCTAGAGGCTAATCTTGAAACAAACCAGGCACAGGACCCCTGTGGAATCCTCCCGCTTAGGAGGAGTCACGAACAATTAGTCCACCACCATCGGGACAAAGTCAACATAAGGCCAACCTGACCTCCGGACCAGTGATTACCTAAGATAGCCATCAGAACAAGGCACAGAGACCCCCCCCACTCTATACCACACCCACATATATCCCATACCAAGTTGCCCTTTAAAAACCCtatggtaaattttaaaatgtaaaattgtactTAAATGTTTTTTGGTTTGCTGGCTCTCTGATTAAAACCTGCTTTTTTTCCCAACCCTCACCTCTTGTGTTTGGTTTTTAAGCAGTGAGCAGTCAAATCTGGGTTAGGTTACACCATGAGATTCCTAAGGTCCCCAAGGGTTTCCCTCTTTTATCTTCAGCACAAAGCAACAGTCAAAACTTAATAAATGTGGAAGTAAATCAATGAACAATTCAACAATTGATCTTACTAAACGAAACATTGTATTTTTACATCCCTAAGCAGGAAGCGTACTGTTTTCCtcaaataatgaattaaaatagtTAAGAAACAGAGTAATTATATgggtacacacatatatacttgtgcactaaattattatataatagaaATTGAGGGGCCCTGAAAGAATACTTACTATAACTccctcattttatagagaaga
This sequence is a window from Theropithecus gelada isolate Dixy chromosome 11, Tgel_1.0, whole genome shotgun sequence. Protein-coding genes within it:
- the LOC112635160 gene encoding small ubiquitin-related modifier 1-like encodes the protein MSDQEAKPSTEDLGDKKEGEYIKLKVIGQDSSEIHFKVKMTTHLKKLKESYCQRQGVPMNSLRFLFEGQRIADNHTPKELGMEEEDVIEVYQEQTRGHSTVYF